From Rana temporaria chromosome 7, aRanTem1.1, whole genome shotgun sequence, the proteins below share one genomic window:
- the FHIT gene encoding bis(5'-adenosyl)-triphosphatase isoform X2 has product MSLGFGKHLIKPSVIFLKTELSFAFVNRKPVVPGHVLVCPLRPAERFRDLWPEEIRDLFNSVQRVSNVVETHFGGTSLTISIQDGPDAGQTVNHVHVHILPRKPGDFERNDNVYEILQEHDKEREDCPDKWRTEEDMEREAASLRKYF; this is encoded by the coding sequence ATGTCCTTGGGGTTTGGTAAACATCTCATTAAACCATCGGTTATCTTCTTGAAGACTGAATTGTCCTTTGCCTTTGTGAATAGAAAGCCAGTAGTACCTGGACATGTACTGGTTTGTCCCCTACGACCTGCAGAACGTTTTAGGGACCTGTGGCCTGAAGAAATTCGTGACCTTTTTAACTCGGTACAAAGAGTTTCGAATGTCGTGGAGACCCACTTTGGTGGCACCTCCTTAACCATTTCAATCCAGGATGGTCCAGATGCTGGACAGACTGTCAATCATGTTCATGTGCACATTCTACCCAGAAAACCTGGAGATTTTGAAAGAAATGATAACGTTTATGAAATTTTGCAGGAACATGACAAGGAAAGAGAGGACTGCCCAGacaaatggagaacagaagaagacATGGAAAGAGAGGCTGCATCACTTAGAAAATATTTTTAA